A portion of the Streptomyces sp. YPW6 genome contains these proteins:
- a CDS encoding alpha/beta fold hydrolase — protein sequence MSRPPTFTPPPCARPRVLATERGDFAVLDAVPAAPARATALLLPGYTGSKEDFIALLEPLTGAGYRVVAVDGRGQYESQGTDRQDSYSQAELARDVQAQAAALGEGPGRLHLLGHSLGGQIARAAVLLDATPFRSLTLMSSGPAEVVAAQRDKVRLLSEALSALSMDEVWQAMQAMEPPQDADTGDGADLRRRWLAHDPAQLIATGAQLAAEPDRVDELAAAGLPVHVLSGERDDVWPVELFDAMARRLGARRTTIAGAEHSPNTARPQETAKALAAFWDGLPDV from the coding sequence ATGAGCCGCCCGCCCACCTTCACCCCGCCGCCCTGCGCCCGCCCTCGTGTCCTGGCCACCGAGCGCGGCGACTTCGCCGTCCTGGACGCCGTGCCGGCCGCCCCGGCACGCGCCACCGCCCTGCTGCTGCCCGGGTACACCGGCAGCAAGGAGGACTTCATCGCGCTGCTGGAACCGCTGACCGGGGCGGGCTACCGCGTGGTCGCCGTGGACGGCCGCGGGCAGTACGAGTCACAGGGGACGGACCGTCAGGACAGCTACTCCCAGGCCGAGTTGGCCCGGGACGTACAGGCCCAGGCGGCTGCTCTGGGCGAGGGGCCGGGCCGGCTGCACCTCCTCGGGCACTCGCTCGGCGGCCAGATCGCCCGCGCCGCTGTCCTGCTGGACGCCACCCCGTTCCGCTCGCTGACGCTGATGTCCTCGGGTCCCGCCGAGGTCGTCGCGGCCCAGCGGGACAAGGTGCGGCTGCTGAGCGAAGCACTGTCCGCGCTGTCCATGGACGAGGTGTGGCAGGCGATGCAGGCGATGGAGCCCCCGCAGGACGCGGACACCGGCGACGGGGCGGACCTGCGCCGCCGCTGGCTGGCCCACGACCCGGCCCAGCTGATCGCCACCGGGGCCCAGTTGGCGGCCGAGCCGGACCGGGTGGACGAGCTGGCCGCCGCCGGGCTGCCCGTCCACGTGCTGTCCGGGGAGCGCGACGACGTGTGGCCGGTGGAGCTGTTCGACGCCATGGCCCGGCGTCTCGGCGCCCGCCGTACGACGATCGCCGGGGCCGAGCACTCCCCCAACACCGCCCGTCCGCAGGAGACCGCGAAGGCCCTGGCCGCGTTCTGGGACGGCCTGCCGGACGTCTGA
- a CDS encoding DUF6758 family protein — MRGEPSCPKCGGRVRAPGLFADAWQCSTHGQVHPMQPVVPPSVEALGVVVHRTRVPVWMPWPLPVGWLFTGAASAGDDRGGGRASAVACSGPGPLGGMGELLLVAEELGVGLGARYAGIEGPDPGHHLNVDAAPDAKVHAAGRPTPLWHVRNAPEDRAVFAGEARGLWLWAILWPEQSGLLMYDELVLTDLRDAGGEVDLVPCGALTPRLLAVPEAPPRQGAGER; from the coding sequence ATGAGGGGCGAACCCAGTTGCCCGAAGTGCGGTGGCCGGGTCAGGGCGCCCGGTCTCTTCGCCGACGCCTGGCAGTGCTCCACGCACGGCCAGGTCCACCCGATGCAGCCGGTCGTCCCACCCAGCGTCGAGGCGCTCGGCGTCGTCGTGCACCGCACCCGGGTCCCCGTCTGGATGCCCTGGCCGCTCCCCGTGGGCTGGCTGTTCACCGGCGCCGCCAGCGCGGGCGACGACCGCGGCGGCGGACGGGCGAGCGCCGTGGCCTGCTCCGGACCCGGTCCGCTGGGCGGGATGGGGGAGCTGCTCCTCGTCGCCGAGGAGCTCGGCGTCGGACTCGGCGCCCGCTACGCCGGTATCGAGGGCCCCGACCCCGGCCACCACCTGAACGTCGACGCCGCCCCCGACGCCAAGGTCCACGCCGCCGGCCGCCCCACCCCGCTCTGGCACGTCCGGAACGCCCCGGAGGACCGGGCCGTCTTCGCCGGCGAGGCGCGAGGGCTGTGGCTCTGGGCGATCCTGTGGCCCGAGCAGTCCGGTCTCCTGATGTACGACGAACTGGTCCTGACCGATCTCCGGGACGCCGGGGGAGAGGTGGACCTCGTCCCCTGCGGCGCGCTCACCCCGCGCCTGCTCGCGGTCCCGGAGGCGCCGCCCCGGCAGGGGGCGGGCGAGCGCTAG
- a CDS encoding magnesium and cobalt transport protein CorA has product MSMIRDLRAAVRPSLRPSFRKNSAPYSAYDTTRDPSASSAVVDCAVYRDGRRLVTPATPTPHEAMLRVREEGGFAWIGLHEPTEAEFAGIAREFGLHPLAVEDAVHAHQRPKLERYDDTLFTVFKTIHYVEHAELTATSEVVETGEVMCFTGQDFVITVRHGGQGSLRALRHRLQDDPELLAKGPSAVLHAIADQVVDGYIAVAEAVQDDIDEVEIDVFSTPAKGSRRGSDAGRIYQLKREVLQFKRAVSPLLRPMQLLSERPMRLIDPDIQKYFRDVADHLARVQEEVLGFDELLNSILQANLAQATVTQNEDMRKITSWAAIIAVPTMICGVYGMNFDHMPELHWRYGYPLVLGVIGAVCFSIHRILKRNGWL; this is encoded by the coding sequence ATGTCGATGATCCGTGACCTGCGCGCCGCCGTGCGCCCGTCCCTGCGCCCGTCCTTCCGCAAGAACAGCGCCCCCTACAGCGCGTACGACACCACCCGCGACCCGTCCGCCTCCAGCGCCGTCGTCGACTGCGCGGTCTACCGCGACGGCCGCCGGCTGGTGACGCCCGCCACCCCGACCCCGCACGAGGCGATGCTCCGGGTGCGCGAGGAGGGCGGCTTCGCCTGGATCGGCCTGCACGAGCCGACGGAGGCCGAGTTCGCGGGCATCGCGCGGGAGTTCGGGCTGCACCCGCTGGCCGTGGAGGACGCCGTCCACGCGCACCAGCGGCCCAAGCTGGAGCGGTACGACGACACGCTGTTCACCGTCTTCAAGACGATCCACTACGTGGAGCACGCCGAACTCACCGCGACCAGCGAGGTCGTGGAGACCGGCGAGGTGATGTGCTTCACCGGTCAGGACTTCGTCATCACGGTCCGGCACGGCGGCCAGGGCTCCCTGCGGGCCCTGCGCCACCGCCTCCAGGACGATCCGGAGCTGCTCGCCAAGGGTCCGTCCGCCGTGCTGCACGCCATCGCCGACCAGGTGGTCGACGGGTACATCGCGGTGGCCGAGGCCGTGCAGGACGACATCGACGAGGTCGAGATCGATGTCTTCTCCACCCCGGCGAAGGGCTCCCGGCGCGGCTCGGACGCGGGCCGGATCTACCAGCTCAAGCGCGAAGTGCTGCAGTTCAAGCGGGCCGTGTCCCCGCTGCTGCGGCCCATGCAGCTGCTGAGCGAGCGTCCGATGCGGCTGATCGACCCCGACATCCAGAAGTACTTCCGCGATGTCGCCGACCACCTCGCCCGGGTCCAGGAGGAGGTCCTCGGCTTCGACGAGCTGCTGAACTCGATCCTCCAGGCCAATCTGGCGCAGGCGACGGTCACGCAGAACGAGGACATGCGCAAGATCACCTCCTGGGCGGCGATCATCGCCGTCCCGACGATGATCTGCGGGGTCTACGGCATGAACTTCGACCACATGCCGGAGCTGCACTGGCGGTACGGCTATCCGCTGGTGCTGGGCGTCATCGGGGCGGTCTGTTTCTCGATCCACCGCATCCTCAAGCGCAACGGCTGGCTGTGA
- a CDS encoding suppressor of fused domain protein — protein MAEILALVEARLRSALGEPDARADVTFLGTDRIEVLRFLDGDIVRYATLGMSGAPMADPTSPLADPVKGPRAELILSVRGGLADTDQVLRPLAVLAASPQVEGLIVAPGASLDLGEPLWTGAPFTSVLVAEPGGLVADLELDEPMEAVRFLPLLPMTHNEAAWKRVRGAQELQERWLTHGTDLRDPLRTSVPLD, from the coding sequence ATGGCAGAAATTCTCGCTCTGGTCGAGGCCCGGCTCCGTTCCGCCCTCGGGGAACCGGACGCCCGCGCCGATGTGACGTTCCTCGGCACGGACCGTATCGAGGTGCTGCGTTTCCTCGACGGCGACATCGTGCGCTACGCGACGCTCGGCATGTCGGGCGCGCCGATGGCCGACCCCACCTCCCCGCTGGCCGATCCGGTGAAGGGCCCCCGCGCCGAGCTGATCCTCTCCGTACGGGGCGGACTCGCCGACACCGACCAGGTGCTGCGCCCGCTCGCCGTGCTGGCCGCCTCCCCGCAGGTCGAGGGATTGATCGTGGCCCCGGGCGCCTCGCTGGATCTGGGCGAGCCGCTGTGGACCGGGGCGCCGTTCACCTCGGTCCTGGTCGCGGAGCCCGGCGGCCTGGTGGCGGACCTGGAGCTGGACGAGCCGATGGAGGCGGTGCGCTTCCTGCCGCTGCTGCCGATGACGCACAACGAGGCCGCCTGGAAGCGGGTGCGCGGCGCGCAGGAACTCCAGGAACGGTGGCTGACGCACGGTACGGACCTGCGCGACCCGCTGCGCACGTCCGTACCGCTGGACTGA
- a CDS encoding MFS transporter, producing MVEEDPFDEGATGGGILRQPKAVWATAGASVVAFMGIGLVDPILPSIAQGLNASASQVSLLFTSYFLITAFAMLVTGFVSSRIGGRRTLLAGLALVVVFAALSGTSSSVAELVGFRAGWGLGNALFVSTALAVIVGAAAGGSAAAILLYESALGLGMACGPLLGALLGDASWRYPFFGTAALMAVGFLCIAAFLKEQPKPAVTTSLLDPVKALGHGGLASVAASAFFYNYAFFTVLAFTPFVLDMTPYRSGAVFFAWGLLLAVFSVLIAPRLQRRFGSLKVLGGSLVLLAADLLVLGYGSHATAIGATIASGAFIGMNNTVYTELALGVSDAPRPVASAGYNFVRWFAAAAAPFLAPKIEEWTDIHVPFVVAALAALAGAAVVGARRTALTHEAEELEPAHALEDSVTVFAD from the coding sequence ATGGTGGAAGAGGATCCTTTCGACGAAGGAGCGACGGGAGGCGGCATCCTGCGCCAGCCGAAGGCCGTCTGGGCCACGGCGGGCGCCTCGGTCGTGGCCTTCATGGGCATCGGCCTGGTGGACCCGATCCTGCCGTCCATCGCCCAGGGACTGAACGCCTCGGCGAGCCAGGTGTCGCTGCTGTTCACCTCGTACTTCCTGATCACCGCCTTCGCGATGCTGGTCACCGGGTTCGTCTCCAGCCGCATCGGCGGCCGCAGGACCCTGCTGGCCGGCCTCGCGCTCGTGGTCGTCTTCGCCGCGCTCTCGGGGACCTCGTCCTCCGTCGCCGAACTGGTCGGCTTCCGGGCCGGCTGGGGCCTGGGCAACGCCCTGTTCGTCTCGACCGCCCTCGCGGTGATCGTCGGAGCGGCGGCGGGCGGCAGCGCGGCGGCGATCCTGCTGTACGAGTCGGCGCTCGGCCTCGGCATGGCGTGCGGGCCGCTGCTCGGCGCACTGCTCGGGGACGCCAGCTGGCGCTACCCGTTCTTCGGCACGGCGGCGCTGATGGCGGTCGGCTTCCTCTGCATCGCCGCGTTCCTCAAGGAGCAGCCGAAGCCCGCCGTCACGACCTCGCTGCTCGATCCCGTGAAGGCGCTGGGCCACGGCGGTCTGGCCTCGGTGGCGGCCTCGGCGTTCTTCTACAACTACGCCTTCTTCACCGTCCTGGCCTTCACGCCGTTCGTGCTGGACATGACCCCGTACAGGTCGGGCGCGGTCTTCTTCGCCTGGGGTCTGCTGCTCGCCGTCTTCTCGGTGCTCATCGCCCCGCGCCTCCAGCGCCGCTTCGGCTCGCTCAAGGTGCTCGGGGGCTCGCTGGTGCTGCTCGCCGCCGACCTGCTGGTCCTCGGGTACGGCAGCCACGCCACGGCGATCGGCGCCACGATCGCCTCCGGCGCGTTCATCGGCATGAACAACACCGTCTACACCGAACTGGCCCTCGGGGTCTCCGACGCCCCGCGCCCGGTGGCCAGCGCCGGATACAACTTCGTCCGCTGGTTCGCCGCGGCGGCCGCCCCCTTCCTCGCCCCGAAGATCGAGGAGTGGACCGACATCCACGTCCCGTTCGTGGTGGCCGCGCTCGCCGCTCTCGCCGGAGCGGCCGTCGTCGGCGCCCGGCGTACGGCACTGACCCACGAGGCCGAGGAACTGGAGCCGGCCCACGCGCTGGAGGACAGCGTGACGGTCTTCGCCGACTGA
- a CDS encoding DEAD/DEAH box helicase, with protein MTNPARYDPQRSPRTASHRRGSTLTTFRELGIFPETAEALEAVGITSPFPIQELTLPVALSGSDVIGQAKTGTGKTLGFGLPLLERVTVPADVEAGRAKPEQLTDAPQALVVVPTRELCTQVTNDLLTAGKVRNVRVLAIYGGRAYEPQVEALKKGVDVVVGTPGRLLDLAGQRKLDLSHVRGLVLDEADEMLDLGFLPDVERIITMLPAKRQTMLFSATMPGAVISLARRYMSQPTHINATSPDDEGTTVKNTVQHVYRAHNMDKPEMLARILQAEGRGLAMIFCRTKRTAADIAEQLERRGFASGAVHGDLGQGAREQALRAFRNGKVDVLVCTDVAARGIDVEGVTHVVNYQSPEDEKTYLHRIGRTGRAGAKGTAITLVDWDDIPRWQLINKALDLKFPDPPETYSTSPHLFEELGIPAGTKGVLPRAERTRAGLRAEEVEDLGETGGRGRKSAAAPAREEREPRTRTPRQRRRTRGGAGTETGAATVPAPAKEAAPVAPAGDEAAEAPRTPRRRRRTRSGAPEAAAVAVAETPAVPAPVAETAPVAEAAPVAEAAPVFEPDAEPKAETKPRRRRSRAASKPVAEETAVSVTAAPAAPAAVEFQTVAVAAGVIEPVAEPKAVRPRRRARIAKPADEVDFQIAPAAEPEPEVRTRRRPARATKPKTDSKAESKAKAEPRAGKSEAKATESAPAAEPKARAAKTAKSRAKAETAEPAEKKATAKKTAAKKATTKAVKDAPKAVATEQPAAEAPADEAGARPRRRRATRSVTSPAPQEAVVSAAEAVVSEAAAEPKPRRRRATRPAGAASVTTES; from the coding sequence ATGACCAACCCGGCACGGTACGACCCCCAGCGTTCGCCTCGGACCGCGTCTCACAGAAGAGGCAGCACCCTGACTACGTTCCGCGAACTCGGTATTTTCCCCGAGACGGCCGAAGCCCTCGAAGCGGTCGGCATCACGTCCCCCTTCCCCATCCAGGAGCTCACGCTCCCCGTGGCCCTCTCCGGCTCCGACGTCATCGGCCAGGCCAAGACCGGCACCGGCAAGACGCTCGGCTTCGGTCTCCCGCTCCTGGAGCGCGTGACCGTCCCCGCCGACGTCGAGGCCGGGCGCGCCAAGCCCGAACAGCTGACCGACGCGCCGCAGGCGCTCGTCGTCGTCCCCACCCGCGAGCTGTGCACCCAGGTCACCAACGACCTGCTCACGGCCGGCAAGGTCCGTAACGTCCGCGTGCTCGCGATCTACGGCGGCCGGGCCTACGAGCCCCAGGTCGAGGCCCTCAAGAAGGGCGTCGACGTGGTCGTCGGCACCCCGGGACGCCTCCTGGACCTGGCGGGGCAGCGCAAGCTCGACCTCTCCCACGTCCGCGGGCTCGTCCTGGACGAGGCCGACGAGATGCTGGACCTGGGCTTCCTGCCCGACGTCGAGCGCATCATCACCATGCTCCCGGCCAAGCGCCAGACGATGCTGTTCTCGGCCACCATGCCCGGTGCCGTGATCAGCCTGGCCCGCCGCTACATGTCACAGCCGACGCACATCAACGCCACGTCGCCCGACGACGAGGGCACGACCGTCAAGAACACGGTCCAGCACGTCTACCGCGCCCACAACATGGACAAGCCGGAGATGCTCGCCCGCATCCTCCAGGCCGAGGGCCGCGGGCTCGCGATGATCTTCTGCCGGACGAAGCGCACGGCCGCCGACATCGCCGAGCAGCTGGAGCGGCGCGGCTTCGCCTCCGGCGCGGTCCACGGCGACCTCGGCCAGGGCGCCCGCGAGCAGGCGCTGCGCGCCTTCCGCAACGGCAAGGTCGACGTCCTGGTCTGCACCGACGTCGCCGCCCGCGGTATCGACGTCGAAGGGGTGACCCACGTCGTCAACTACCAGTCGCCGGAGGACGAGAAGACCTACCTCCACCGCATCGGCCGCACCGGGCGCGCGGGGGCCAAGGGCACCGCGATCACGCTGGTCGACTGGGACGACATCCCGCGCTGGCAGCTGATCAACAAGGCCCTTGACCTGAAGTTCCCGGACCCGCCGGAGACGTACTCCACCTCTCCGCACCTGTTCGAGGAGCTGGGCATCCCGGCGGGCACCAAGGGTGTGCTGCCGCGCGCCGAGCGGACCCGTGCGGGGCTGCGCGCCGAAGAGGTCGAGGACCTGGGCGAGACCGGCGGCCGCGGCCGCAAGTCCGCCGCGGCCCCCGCCCGTGAGGAGCGCGAGCCGCGCACCCGTACGCCGCGCCAGCGCCGCCGCACCCGTGGCGGGGCCGGCACGGAGACGGGCGCCGCCACGGTCCCCGCGCCCGCGAAGGAGGCCGCCCCGGTGGCCCCGGCCGGTGACGAGGCGGCCGAAGCACCGCGTACGCCGCGCCGTCGCCGCCGTACGCGTTCCGGCGCCCCCGAGGCCGCTGCCGTGGCGGTCGCCGAGACCCCGGCGGTTCCCGCCCCGGTCGCGGAGACCGCACCCGTGGCGGAGGCCGCACCCGTGGCGGAGGCCGCACCGGTCTTCGAGCCGGACGCCGAGCCGAAGGCGGAGACCAAGCCGCGCCGTCGCCGCAGCCGTGCCGCGTCGAAGCCGGTGGCCGAGGAGACGGCTGTGTCCGTCACCGCGGCTCCGGCCGCCCCGGCCGCCGTCGAGTTCCAGACCGTGGCCGTCGCGGCGGGAGTGATCGAGCCGGTCGCCGAGCCGAAGGCCGTCCGGCCGCGCCGCCGCGCCCGGATCGCGAAGCCGGCCGACGAGGTCGACTTCCAGATCGCCCCGGCCGCCGAGCCGGAGCCCGAGGTCCGGACGCGTCGCCGCCCGGCCCGCGCCACGAAGCCGAAGACGGATTCGAAGGCCGAGTCGAAGGCGAAGGCCGAGCCCCGGGCCGGGAAGTCCGAGGCGAAGGCCACCGAGTCCGCGCCCGCCGCCGAGCCGAAGGCCCGCGCGGCCAAGACCGCGAAGTCCCGCGCGAAGGCGGAGACGGCGGAGCCCGCGGAGAAGAAGGCCACGGCGAAGAAGACCGCGGCGAAGAAGGCCACCACGAAGGCGGTCAAGGACGCGCCGAAGGCCGTCGCCACCGAGCAGCCCGCCGCCGAGGCTCCGGCCGACGAGGCGGGGGCCAGGCCGCGCCGCCGCCGGGCCACCCGCAGCGTCACCTCGCCCGCGCCGCAGGAGGCCGTGGTCTCCGCGGCCGAGGCCGTGGTGAGCGAGGCCGCCGCCGAGCCGAAGCCGCGCCGCCGCCGGGCCACCCGCCCGGCGGGCGCCGCCTCGGTGACGACCGAGAGCTGA
- a CDS encoding CBS domain-containing protein codes for MAAVTPRVFVSHLSGVPVFDPNGDQVGRVRDLVAMLRVGGRPPRILGLVVEVISRRRIFLPMTRVTGVESGQVITTGVVNMRRFEQRPTERLVLGEFLDRRVRLVDDDEEVTVLDVAIQQLPARRDWEIDKYFVRKGRGGALRRKGETLTVEWSAVSGFSLEEHGQGAENLVATFERLRPTDVANALHHLSPKRRVEVASALDDDRLADVLEELPEDDQVEIIGKLAEERAADVLEAMDPDDAADLLSELPEDDKERLLALMRPDDAADVRRLMSYEERTAGGLMTTEPIVLRPDATVADALARVRQADLSPALAAQVYVCRSPDETPTGKYLGTVHFQRLLRDPPFTLVSSIVDSDLVPLPPDTPLPLVTSYLAAYNMVSAPVVDESGSLLGAVTVDDVLDHLLPDDWRETDLTDLHGETRLHGEEGVGRGGR; via the coding sequence ATGGCGGCGGTCACCCCGAGGGTCTTCGTCTCGCACCTGTCCGGCGTGCCCGTCTTCGACCCCAACGGCGACCAGGTCGGCCGGGTCCGCGACCTGGTGGCGATGTTGCGGGTCGGCGGACGTCCGCCGCGCATCCTGGGCCTGGTGGTCGAGGTGATCAGCCGCCGCCGGATCTTCCTGCCGATGACCCGGGTGACGGGCGTCGAGTCCGGCCAGGTCATCACCACCGGTGTGGTGAACATGCGGCGCTTCGAGCAGCGGCCCACCGAACGGCTCGTCCTCGGCGAGTTCCTGGACCGCCGGGTCCGGCTGGTGGATGACGACGAGGAGGTCACCGTCCTGGACGTGGCCATCCAGCAGCTGCCGGCCCGCCGCGACTGGGAGATCGACAAGTACTTCGTCCGCAAGGGGCGCGGCGGGGCGCTGCGCCGCAAGGGCGAGACGCTGACGGTGGAGTGGTCGGCGGTCAGCGGCTTCTCGCTGGAGGAGCACGGGCAGGGCGCGGAGAACCTGGTCGCCACGTTCGAGCGGCTGCGCCCCACCGACGTGGCCAACGCCCTGCACCACCTCTCGCCCAAGCGCCGGGTCGAGGTGGCCTCCGCCCTGGACGACGACCGGCTCGCCGACGTCCTGGAGGAGCTGCCCGAGGACGACCAGGTGGAGATCATCGGCAAGCTCGCCGAGGAGCGGGCCGCCGACGTCCTGGAGGCGATGGACCCCGACGACGCGGCGGACCTGCTCTCCGAGCTGCCGGAGGACGACAAGGAACGGCTGCTGGCGCTGATGCGGCCGGACGACGCCGCCGACGTACGCCGCCTGATGTCGTACGAGGAGCGCACGGCGGGCGGTCTGATGACGACCGAGCCGATCGTGCTGCGCCCGGACGCCACGGTGGCCGACGCGCTGGCCCGGGTGCGGCAGGCGGACCTGTCGCCCGCGCTGGCCGCGCAGGTGTACGTGTGCCGTTCTCCCGACGAGACCCCGACGGGCAAGTACCTGGGCACGGTGCACTTCCAGCGGCTGCTGCGCGATCCGCCGTTCACCCTGGTCAGCTCGATCGTCGACAGCGATCTGGTGCCGCTGCCGCCGGACACCCCGCTGCCGCTGGTCACCAGCTATCTGGCCGCGTACAACATGGTCTCGGCCCCGGTCGTGGACGAGAGCGGTTCGCTCCTGGGCGCGGTGACCGTGGACGACGTCCTGGACCATCTGCTGCCGGACGACTGGCGCGAGACGGACCTGACGGATCTGCACGGCGAGACGCGTCTGCACGGGGAGGAGGGGGTCGGCCGTGGCGGGCGATGA
- a CDS encoding PHP domain-containing protein has protein sequence MRIDLHTHSTASDGTDTPAELVANAAAAGLDVVALTDHDTVGGHRQAVEALPEGLTLVTGAELSCRVDGVGLHLLAYLFDPADAELERARELVRDDRVPRAREMVRKLRALDVPITWEQVARIAGDGSVGRPHVAAALVELGVVPTVSDAFTPDWLGNGGRAYAEKHEFDPFEAVRLVKAAGGVAVFAHPGAVKRGAVVPESTIAALAEAGLDGLEVDHMDHDEPTRARLRGLARDLDLLTTGSSDYHGSRKTVELGACTTDPEIYGEITRRATGAFPVPGAGGAVRR, from the coding sequence GTGCGTATCGACCTGCACACCCACTCCACCGCGTCGGACGGCACGGACACCCCCGCCGAGCTGGTCGCGAACGCCGCAGCCGCCGGCCTCGACGTCGTCGCGCTCACCGACCACGACACCGTGGGCGGCCACCGCCAGGCCGTCGAGGCGCTGCCCGAGGGGCTCACCCTCGTCACCGGCGCCGAACTCTCCTGCCGGGTCGACGGCGTGGGCCTGCACCTGCTGGCCTACCTCTTCGACCCGGCCGACGCCGAGCTGGAGCGCGCCCGGGAGCTCGTCCGCGACGACCGGGTGCCGCGCGCCCGGGAGATGGTCCGCAAGCTGCGCGCCCTCGACGTCCCCATCACCTGGGAGCAGGTCGCCCGGATAGCCGGGGACGGCTCGGTCGGCCGCCCGCACGTCGCCGCCGCCCTCGTCGAACTCGGCGTCGTCCCCACCGTCTCGGACGCCTTCACGCCCGACTGGCTGGGCAACGGCGGCCGGGCGTACGCCGAGAAGCACGAGTTCGACCCCTTCGAAGCCGTCCGCCTGGTGAAGGCGGCGGGCGGGGTCGCCGTCTTCGCCCACCCGGGTGCGGTGAAACGCGGCGCGGTCGTCCCCGAGTCCACCATCGCCGCCCTCGCGGAGGCGGGCCTCGACGGCCTCGAGGTCGACCACATGGACCACGACGAGCCCACCCGGGCCCGGCTGCGCGGCCTCGCCCGCGACCTGGACCTGCTCACCACCGGCTCCAGCGACTACCACGGCAGCCGGAAGACCGTCGAACTCGGAGCGTGCACCACGGACCCCGAGATCTACGGTGAGATCACCCGGCGCGCGACCGGGGCCTTCCCGGTGCCGGGCGCCGGTGGAGCCGTCCGCCGCTAG
- a CDS encoding NYN domain-containing protein, giving the protein MNEADPQLTGAPGGAGLAARLDRTNELLQRMLVEVAKTPSTHAIFVDAGYVYAAAGLLVTGTEDRRSFDLDAEGLIEAFIDKARTIFADSRLLRVYWYDGARRRIHTTEQQAIAELPDVKVRLGNLNANNQQKGVDSLIRTDLESLARHRAISDAALVGGDEDLVSAVEAAQGYGARVHLWGIEAGEGRNQAEPLLWEVDSQRTFDLDFCRPYVTRRPVTMYEDDTPAPSREDVRFVGAQIAAAWLASRGRESLADLLPGHPFLPGSVDQDLLVEAERLLQHSLRGHAHLRRALRDGFWQHLQAQY; this is encoded by the coding sequence ATGAACGAGGCGGACCCGCAGCTGACCGGAGCCCCCGGAGGAGCCGGCCTCGCCGCCCGTCTGGACCGCACCAACGAACTGCTCCAGCGCATGCTCGTCGAGGTGGCCAAGACCCCCTCGACGCACGCCATCTTCGTGGACGCCGGCTACGTCTACGCCGCGGCCGGGCTGCTCGTCACCGGCACCGAGGACCGGCGCTCCTTCGACCTCGACGCCGAAGGGCTGATCGAGGCCTTCATCGACAAGGCCCGCACGATCTTCGCGGACAGCAGGCTGCTGCGCGTCTACTGGTACGACGGGGCCCGGCGCCGTATCCACACCACCGAGCAGCAGGCCATCGCCGAACTCCCCGACGTCAAGGTGCGGCTCGGCAACCTCAACGCCAACAACCAGCAGAAGGGCGTCGACTCGCTCATCCGCACCGACCTCGAATCCCTCGCCCGGCACCGTGCCATCAGCGACGCGGCGCTCGTCGGCGGCGACGAGGACCTCGTCTCGGCGGTCGAGGCCGCCCAGGGGTACGGGGCCCGCGTCCACCTCTGGGGCATCGAGGCGGGCGAGGGCCGCAACCAGGCCGAACCCCTGCTCTGGGAGGTCGACAGCCAGCGCACCTTCGACCTCGACTTCTGCCGCCCCTACGTCACCCGGCGGCCCGTCACCATGTACGAGGACGACACCCCGGCCCCCTCCCGGGAGGACGTCCGCTTCGTCGGCGCGCAGATCGCCGCCGCCTGGCTCGCCTCCCGGGGCCGGGAATCGCTCGCCGACCTGCTGCCCGGACACCCCTTCCTGCCGGGCTCCGTCGACCAGGATCTCCTGGTGGAGGCCGAGCGGCTCCTCCAGCACTCGCTGCGCGGCCACGCGCATCTGCGACGGGCGCTCCGCGACGGCTTCTGGCAGCACCTGCAGGCGCAGTACTGA
- a CDS encoding MarC family protein yields MFDVAVFGSLFLTLFVIMDPPGITPIFLALTAGRPAKVQRRMALQAVTVAFGVIAVFGLLGQQILDYLHVSVPALMIAGGLLLLLIALDLLTGKTDEPTQTKDVNVALVPLGMPLLAGPGAIVSVILAVQHADGVGGQLSVWSAIVAMHVVLWLAMRYSLVIIRVIKDGGVVLVTRLAGMMLSAIAVQQIINGVTQVIQNS; encoded by the coding sequence GTGTTCGACGTCGCTGTCTTCGGATCCCTTTTTCTCACCCTATTTGTCATCATGGACCCCCCGGGGATCACGCCGATCTTCCTCGCCCTCACCGCGGGCCGCCCCGCCAAGGTGCAGCGCAGGATGGCCCTCCAGGCGGTCACGGTCGCGTTCGGCGTGATCGCCGTCTTCGGTCTGCTCGGCCAGCAGATCCTCGACTACCTCCATGTCTCCGTGCCCGCGCTGATGATCGCGGGCGGGCTCCTGCTGCTGCTCATCGCGCTCGACCTGCTGACCGGCAAGACGGACGAGCCGACGCAGACCAAGGACGTCAACGTGGCGCTCGTACCGCTGGGCATGCCGCTGCTCGCCGGGCCCGGCGCCATCGTCTCGGTCATCCTCGCGGTGCAGCACGCCGACGGCGTGGGCGGCCAGCTCTCGGTCTGGTCCGCGATCGTCGCCATGCACGTGGTCCTCTGGCTGGCCATGCGCTACTCGCTCGTCATCATCCGCGTGATCAAGGACGGCGGCGTCGTGCTGGTGACCCGGCTCGCGGGCATGATGCTGTCCGCCATCGCCGTCCAGCAGATCATCAACGGCGTCACCCAGGTCATCCAGAACTCCTGA